From Synoicihabitans lomoniglobus, the proteins below share one genomic window:
- a CDS encoding ArnT family glycosyltransferase encodes MQDSPSPETARGERWVVVVLFVLLLAQAVFLWQHQGTVAGAADSSGYLNSARRLAEGKSSLPIQFIAGIDNEALPEYVEEVYAPLGYRAPRRDGTISPVYPVGLPLLLAGMATVTGWAAAPGCTIVLHALLALLLLYQLGREFGLPPGWSLLGVLMLAVSPLFVHLAVLTMSDVPALLWVTLTVVAAMRAQRHPGWAVAAGFALGVAVLVRPTNGLVLIPAMMAIGWNPPRLGLLMAGGVPAALGLVAYNLHTYAEVLVSGYYNPAGTFGLIHVGPTLVHYAIWLPVSLTPLVVGILALPWARRVSGRNKLVLGSWVGALFGFYAIYIYTREDYWFMRFLLPAFPALIVACLLVLRSLAGRSGLRKSRLVSPAAAWLSVALIVVVHGSLWGRAMRSFRTAQDERKYQVTASWAQRHLTMDTVVMAAQDSGALFYYTELQVLRPDWLNPEEFHHAAENIRKQGRPLYAVLKVFEKDRIFFRHLPGNWVKEATVGDSSIWRYEWPDEG; translated from the coding sequence ATTCTCCGTCACCCGAAACCGCACGTGGAGAACGATGGGTCGTGGTGGTTTTGTTCGTGTTGTTGCTGGCCCAAGCGGTTTTCCTTTGGCAACATCAGGGAACCGTCGCGGGAGCGGCGGACAGCTCCGGCTATTTGAACAGCGCGCGGAGGTTGGCGGAGGGAAAGTCGTCACTGCCCATTCAATTTATTGCGGGCATTGATAACGAGGCGTTGCCCGAATACGTGGAGGAGGTCTACGCCCCGCTCGGGTATCGCGCTCCCCGACGGGATGGCACGATCAGTCCGGTCTATCCGGTGGGGCTACCCTTGTTGTTGGCGGGAATGGCGACCGTTACAGGATGGGCCGCCGCCCCGGGTTGCACGATCGTGCTGCATGCGTTGCTGGCGCTGCTGCTGTTGTATCAACTTGGTCGAGAGTTTGGCCTGCCGCCGGGCTGGTCGTTGCTCGGCGTGCTGATGCTCGCGGTGAGTCCGCTCTTTGTGCACTTGGCGGTTTTGACCATGAGCGATGTGCCCGCGCTCTTGTGGGTCACCTTGACCGTGGTCGCCGCCATGCGCGCCCAACGACATCCGGGGTGGGCCGTGGCCGCAGGGTTCGCCTTGGGGGTCGCGGTGTTGGTGCGCCCGACCAATGGCTTGGTGTTGATCCCTGCGATGATGGCGATCGGATGGAATCCGCCGCGCTTGGGCTTGCTCATGGCCGGTGGGGTTCCGGCGGCACTGGGACTCGTGGCCTACAATTTGCATACCTACGCCGAGGTGCTGGTGTCGGGCTATTACAATCCGGCTGGAACTTTCGGTCTGATCCATGTGGGGCCGACGTTGGTCCACTATGCGATCTGGCTACCGGTTTCGCTCACTCCCCTGGTGGTGGGGATTCTGGCGTTGCCTTGGGCGCGCCGGGTGAGCGGGAGGAATAAACTCGTTCTGGGTTCGTGGGTCGGAGCGCTCTTTGGCTTCTACGCCATCTATATTTACACGCGGGAGGACTATTGGTTCATGCGATTCCTGCTCCCGGCGTTTCCCGCTCTTATTGTCGCATGTTTGTTGGTTTTGCGCAGTTTGGCCGGACGAAGCGGCTTAAGGAAGAGCCGCCTCGTTTCGCCGGCCGCAGCGTGGTTAAGCGTGGCACTCATCGTCGTCGTTCACGGCTCGCTGTGGGGGCGCGCGATGCGGTCTTTTCGCACCGCGCAGGACGAACGTAAGTATCAGGTCACGGCCTCGTGGGCTCAACGTCACCTAACCATGGATACCGTGGTGATGGCCGCGCAGGATAGTGGCGCTTTGTTTTACTATACGGAGTTGCAGGTTTTACGTCCGGATTGGCTGAACCCTGAGGAATTCCATCACGCGGCGGAGAACATTCGAAAGCAGGGGCGTCCGCTTTACGCTGTTCTGAAAGTCTTCGAAAAAGACCGCATATTCTTCCGCCACTTACCGGGAAATTGGGTCAAAGAGGCCACGGTGGGCGACAGTTCCATCTGGAGGTATGAGTGGCCCGATGAAGGCTGA
- a CDS encoding type II toxin-antitoxin system RelE/ParE family toxin — protein MDYRVILAAQPELRDLREIARFIAQDSPAAAERGGHELLNLAESLTVLPSRGVRIRSRPGARRRLSVPYLVVYRVDETARVVKILRFWHAKRNPDELHLD, from the coding sequence CTCGCCGCCCAACCCGAGTTGCGAGATTTGCGTGAAATTGCGCGTTTCATCGCCCAGGACAGTCCCGCAGCCGCCGAACGCGGTGGTCACGAATTGCTCAATCTGGCTGAATCACTGACGGTATTACCGTCTCGGGGAGTTAGAATTCGTTCGCGGCCCGGTGCACGTCGTCGCCTTTCGGTCCCATACTTGGTCGTGTATCGCGTAGATGAAACCGCACGCGTCGTGAAAATCCTGCGATTTTGGCATGCTAAACGCAATCCCGACGAGCTGCACTTGGACTGA